TCCTTGCCCAAGGCCCAGATTCTGGCCCCGGAACAGACGGTTTTCCGGCACTATTTCCGTTTTACGGTCAAGGACCGCCCAGGTGTCCTCTCGACGATTTCCGGCATCATGGGCGAGCGCAACATCAGCATCGCCCAGGCGGTGCAAAAGCAGGAGCCCCAGGGTGGCGGCGTCCCGGTGGTCTTCTTCTCGCACGCCGCTCAACTCAAGGATGTCCGTGACGCACTCAGTGAAATTGACGGACTCAGTTTCGTCTGCGCCCCGACCGTGCACTACCGGATCCTGAGCTGATCTTCGGGGCGGACCCGCCGGACATGGAACAGGGCCGGCCTTTGTTCAACTGTCGACTCCAGGAAGGTGGTATGCTTCCCAAAATCGTTTTTTGTATTGCCGACGGCATGGGCGATTATCCCGTCCCCTCCCTTGGTGGAAAGACTCCCCTCGAAGCCGCGGAGACCCCGGAACTGGACGCGCTCTGCCCCAACGGTCTGCAGGGGCAGGCCCAGACCATCCCCGAGGGCATGGGCCCGGGCTCAGACGTGGCCAATATGGCCCTGCTCGGGTATCCCCCGCGGACGTACCACACCGGCCGGGGGCCCATCGAAGCCGCGGCCCAGGGACTTACGCTCGCCTCCAACGACATTGTCTGGCGGCTCAACCTGGTCACCACCGATGGGTGGACGCCGGAAGCGGTCCTGCGCGATTACGCCGCTGGCCATATCGATACGGCCACGGCGCGGGATATGATCCTTGAACTGAACGAGACCTTCGGCGACAGCACCTGGCAACTCGTCCCCGGCATCCAGTACCGCCATCTCCTGGTCCAAAAAGGGGGTGCGGACAGTCCGGAAGCTGAACTCGCCATCCGCCCGCCCCACGATATCCTCGACCAGCCCATTGGCGCTGATCTCGAGGCTTTTGGTTCCAGTCCGGCGCTCAAGACGTTGCTTGCCTCCTCGGCCGAACGTTTGGCAAGCCGGGGCGGAACCGCCACGGCCCTTTGGCCCTGGGGCCAGGGCAAGTCGCTGCATCTGCCCGATTTCAGTGAACGGTTCGGCCTCAAGGGCCAAGTGGTATCGGCTGTGGATCTGGTCAAGGGACTGGGACGCGCCGCCCAGATGGACGTGGCGGAAGTGCCTGGGGCCACTGGTCTGCTGGACACCAACTACGCCGGGAAAGTCGAGGCCGCGCTGGAATTTCTCGACCAGGGCGATTTTGTCTACCTCCATGTCGAGGCCCCGGATGAATGCGGTCACGCGGGCGACCCCGAGGCCAAGCAAGAGGCCATCGCCCGCTTTGACAGCCGCGTTCTCGCGCCCCTGCGCCAGGCTCTGGGGCAGACCGCCTATTTCATGGTCGCTTGCGATCACCTCACACCGGTCCGGGAACGCACCCACACCAGCGATCCTGTCCCCTTTCTGCTCTCCGGGCCGGGGCTGCGCCCGAACACCGCGCACAGCACGTTCACCGAAGCCACGGCCGACAGCGCCGAACTCAGCCTGTCCGCGGGAGAGGACCTGCTGCCGTTTGTCCTCAAAACCATCGCCGATCTGAAATGAGCGCCGAGACAAACGCTTTTCCCCAGCCGGAATGCACCTGGGTCCACCGTGTCTCCTACGGCGAAACCGACGCTATGGGCGTGGTTTATTACGCCAATTATCTGCACTGGTTCGAACAGGCACGCTCGTTTTTCATTCGCGAACACGGGATGAGCTACAAGGAGATCGAAGCCCGCGAAGTCGCCTTGCCGGTTCGCGAAGCCCACTGTCGCTACCGCAG
The sequence above is drawn from the Desulfohalobium retbaense DSM 5692 genome and encodes:
- the apgM gene encoding 2,3-bisphosphoglycerate-independent phosphoglycerate mutase, yielding MLPKIVFCIADGMGDYPVPSLGGKTPLEAAETPELDALCPNGLQGQAQTIPEGMGPGSDVANMALLGYPPRTYHTGRGPIEAAAQGLTLASNDIVWRLNLVTTDGWTPEAVLRDYAAGHIDTATARDMILELNETFGDSTWQLVPGIQYRHLLVQKGGADSPEAELAIRPPHDILDQPIGADLEAFGSSPALKTLLASSAERLASRGGTATALWPWGQGKSLHLPDFSERFGLKGQVVSAVDLVKGLGRAAQMDVAEVPGATGLLDTNYAGKVEAALEFLDQGDFVYLHVEAPDECGHAGDPEAKQEAIARFDSRVLAPLRQALGQTAYFMVACDHLTPVRERTHTSDPVPFLLSGPGLRPNTAHSTFTEATADSAELSLSAGEDLLPFVLKTIADLK
- a CDS encoding acyl-CoA thioesterase; the protein is MSAETNAFPQPECTWVHRVSYGETDAMGVVYYANYLHWFEQARSFFIREHGMSYKEIEAREVALPVREAHCRYRSPAGYEDQIAVRTGISEWRRASLTFVYHIHNTSRGNVLMATGTTQHACTNPSGRPMPVPQWLKTIVLSP